Proteins encoded together in one Triticum dicoccoides isolate Atlit2015 ecotype Zavitan chromosome 7B, WEW_v2.0, whole genome shotgun sequence window:
- the LOC119337603 gene encoding phosphopantothenoylcysteine decarboxylase-like: MTTSEPVQESWELEPSRPRVLLAVSGSVAAIKFESLCRIFSEWAEVRAVATKSSLHFVDRSSLPSDVILYTDDDEWSTWTKIGDEVLHIELRKWADIMVIAPLSANTLAKIASGLCDNLLTCIVRAWDYKKPIFAAPAMNTFMWNNPFTARHIETINQLGISLVPPTTKRLACGDYGNGAMAEPSQIHTTVRLACKSQTFGMGISPVNPSSSRPV, from the exons ATGACTACATCAGAACCGGTACAGGAAAGCTGGGAGCTGGAACCCAGCAGGCCTCGGGTCCTCCTTGCTGTTTCAGGGAGCGTAGCTGCTATAAAATTCGAGAGCCTCTGCCGTATCTTCTCCGAGTGGGCAGAAGTCCGAGCTGTGGCCACCAAGTCATCATTGCACTTTGTTGATAGATCATCTCTGCCTAGCGACGTCATTCTTTACACCGATGATGATGAGTGGTCTACCTGGACAAAGATAGGAGACGAGGTTCTACACATAGAGCTGCGAAAGTGGGCAGACATCATGGTGATCGCCCCCTTATCAGCAAACACCCTGGCCAAG ATCGCCAGCGGGTTATGCGACAACCTCCTGACGTGCATTGTCCGAGCATGGGACTACAAGAAGCCGATCTTCGCCGCGCCAGCCATGAACACCTTCATGTGGAACAACCCGTTCACGGCGCGCCACATCGAGACGATCAACCAACTCGGCATTTCCCTGGTCCCGCCCACAACGAAGAGGCTGGCCTGCGGCGACTACGGAAACGGCGCGATGGCTGAGCCCTCGCAGATCCACACGACCGTGAGGCTCGCGTGCAAGTCGCAGACGTTCGGCATGGGCATTTCGCCTGTGAACCCTTCCAGCAGCCGCCCTGTCTAG